One window of the Niallia circulans genome contains the following:
- a CDS encoding carbohydrate-binding protein, giving the protein MSLWLSLPYAAFAYSNPMDLPESWTWDSGEYYGEGDPYILKHNGIYYLYVSTVDDKSGVKAWTSEDLMNWTYAGLVTEEPTTKAAYAPEVVYWNGDFYMYTSPGGNGHYVYKSSSPLGPFKKQTDNLGMGIDGHVFIDDDGKWYFYSTGSNRIDARSMPTPTEFGKATDTGAKMNGWTEGATVLKRHGKYYMTYTGNHIWNKAYRIDYGVSDSPNVGFTTNKEQNPLLLNTEGENVGLGHNTVVRGPDLDSDYIVYHSHANPGRNINFDRIAWNGEKMLVLGPTTSEQSDPALPDFSDRFNRTELGADWKNVNGGKWSITKNTSNWLEQKTLDDTRWYRQVSKVSTDKEYTAEFNLKMVEKGESENPRLGVVFSYKDEKNYGTAVLSSKHNRLETNFVVDGEEQGWEYADLPEGYDYTKLLQLRVERSGDTFRIYVDGMQKQTREVRNIGAGSIGYTTSDVHGAFGYTAFSNKVDGSNVFDAYKPLPGTIEAVHYNAGGEGVGYHDKTRKEAVNAYRQDYVDIADDSDGSYYIESNKKGEWLKYNVNIAEEGLYNLDLRVGESSKDAKIRILLDGKSDITGDVSIPPSTDWRTFSIEKLKLPKGKHTLTIEVVKGSFDFSSFKVQGYKAVDVLYDDFNDGNAKGWDEVEGTWKVGPFEEQNIDFDEYKQVPGVINAAYYNTGGEGVAYHDTTPENIGGVFRRDSVDIRTNPEGGGYAVGWNQTGEWLKYNVNVQEAGAYNLKLYAATTFTSAKTRLWLDDKIDLTGVFDVPATGGWNNWQAVIKNGIKLPKGNHTLKLEFVEGEFDFTKMELSSFDVHRPLPGLIEAEDYNNGGQNVAYYDKSEGNSGGQYRNDDMDIRKTAAADYAVTSIETDEWLTYDVNILEEGSYGLDLLVSSVKDGSKIKLLLDDKLDLTGEIDLPKTGSMDSWKTISLEDITLPAGQHTLKIVAVKGGFELSKFMFHQFDQYKKLPGRIMAADYITGGEGVAYHDNTIENIGGEYRQDAVDIRVNPEGGYNVGWNQTGEWLKYNVDIAEEGSYDLAINVATTYKDSQIRLWLDDSIDLTGVIDVPSTGDWNNWQSVIKKKVSLPTGQHTIKVEIVKGEFDFYYFEILEEIEVPEPQIIGEYNASSETFAKSVIGEKEWKDYIIEADVKVAEGSGDGGVIFRVNNPANGIEYSQNNADFMQGYVAYINEDGVHLGKQNYNWEYLGGASITEPQAAWHHMKIEVIGTTIKVYVDDMETPKINFTDNSRTAFTQGKVGVRSNYNNTKFDHFLVRPYQADHTSIQTLLDMYKESGELKDSLYKSLSNKLKQSKKHLEKGKNDQAIKFLQDIIKLLHNDKKEVLKAEIERLIERL; this is encoded by the coding sequence ATGAGTTTATGGCTCTCTTTACCGTATGCAGCATTTGCCTACAGTAACCCGATGGATTTACCAGAATCTTGGACATGGGATAGCGGAGAGTATTATGGAGAAGGGGATCCATATATCCTAAAGCATAATGGTATTTATTATCTCTATGTTAGTACCGTAGATGATAAAAGCGGTGTGAAGGCGTGGACATCCGAAGATTTAATGAATTGGACATATGCTGGTCTTGTTACAGAAGAACCTACTACGAAGGCTGCTTATGCCCCGGAAGTTGTTTACTGGAATGGCGATTTCTATATGTATACATCTCCAGGTGGAAATGGGCATTATGTCTATAAAAGTTCAAGCCCTCTTGGTCCTTTTAAAAAACAAACCGATAACCTTGGGATGGGGATTGATGGACATGTTTTTATTGATGATGACGGCAAATGGTATTTTTATAGTACGGGATCAAATAGAATAGATGCACGCTCGATGCCAACGCCAACTGAATTTGGCAAGGCAACGGATACAGGTGCAAAAATGAATGGCTGGACAGAAGGGGCAACCGTACTGAAAAGACATGGCAAATACTATATGACTTATACAGGAAACCATATTTGGAATAAAGCATACCGTATTGATTATGGAGTAAGTGATTCTCCTAATGTTGGTTTTACAACGAATAAAGAGCAGAATCCACTTTTACTAAACACAGAAGGGGAAAATGTAGGTTTAGGTCATAACACAGTTGTGCGAGGACCAGACCTTGATTCCGACTATATCGTCTATCATAGTCATGCGAACCCAGGGCGTAACATAAACTTCGACCGCATTGCGTGGAATGGCGAGAAAATGCTCGTGTTAGGGCCGACAACTTCTGAACAGTCTGATCCTGCTTTACCGGATTTTAGTGATCGATTTAATCGAACCGAACTTGGAGCAGATTGGAAAAATGTAAATGGAGGGAAATGGAGTATCACGAAAAATACTTCTAATTGGCTGGAACAGAAGACTTTGGATGATACGAGATGGTATAGACAAGTAAGTAAAGTATCTACAGATAAGGAATATACAGCAGAATTCAATCTGAAAATGGTAGAAAAAGGGGAGAGTGAAAATCCGCGACTTGGTGTAGTTTTCTCCTATAAAGATGAAAAGAACTACGGAACAGCTGTCCTAAGCTCGAAGCATAATCGATTGGAAACTAATTTTGTTGTGGATGGTGAGGAACAAGGCTGGGAGTATGCAGATCTGCCAGAAGGCTATGATTACACAAAGCTACTCCAATTGAGAGTAGAAAGGTCGGGAGATACATTTAGAATCTATGTTGATGGCATGCAAAAGCAAACAAGAGAAGTTCGAAACATTGGCGCTGGCAGCATCGGCTATACTACTTCAGATGTACATGGAGCTTTTGGCTATACAGCTTTTAGCAATAAAGTTGACGGCAGCAATGTCTTTGATGCGTATAAGCCTTTACCGGGGACGATTGAGGCTGTTCATTATAATGCTGGTGGTGAAGGTGTCGGCTATCATGATAAAACAAGGAAAGAAGCAGTTAATGCCTACCGCCAAGATTATGTAGATATTGCTGACGATTCTGACGGCAGTTATTACATTGAATCAAATAAAAAAGGCGAATGGCTGAAATATAATGTAAATATTGCCGAAGAAGGCTTATATAATCTGGATTTACGTGTTGGCGAATCCTCCAAAGATGCCAAGATAAGGATCTTGTTAGATGGAAAGTCGGATATAACGGGGGATGTAAGTATTCCGCCATCAACGGATTGGAGAACGTTCTCAATCGAAAAGTTGAAACTACCAAAAGGAAAGCATACGCTAACGATTGAAGTGGTAAAGGGTTCATTTGATTTTTCAAGCTTTAAAGTACAAGGCTATAAAGCAGTTGATGTATTATATGACGACTTTAATGATGGGAATGCTAAAGGATGGGATGAAGTCGAGGGGACATGGAAAGTTGGTCCTTTTGAAGAGCAAAATATTGATTTCGATGAGTATAAACAGGTTCCTGGGGTAATAAATGCAGCCTATTACAATACTGGTGGGGAAGGAGTTGCCTATCATGATACGACACCAGAAAATATTGGTGGAGTATTTAGAAGAGATTCAGTAGATATCCGAACCAATCCAGAAGGCGGCGGCTATGCTGTTGGGTGGAATCAGACTGGTGAATGGCTGAAATACAATGTAAATGTTCAAGAAGCTGGCGCATACAATCTTAAGCTTTATGCTGCAACAACTTTTACAAGTGCAAAGACGCGTCTATGGTTAGATGATAAAATAGATTTAACCGGCGTATTTGATGTTCCTGCTACTGGCGGCTGGAACAATTGGCAGGCTGTCATTAAAAATGGAATTAAGTTGCCGAAGGGAAATCATACTTTGAAACTAGAATTCGTAGAAGGGGAATTTGACTTTACGAAAATGGAATTGTCTTCATTTGATGTTCATCGACCACTACCTGGGCTCATTGAAGCGGAAGACTATAACAACGGTGGGCAAAATGTAGCTTATTATGATAAGTCGGAAGGAAATAGTGGGGGACAATACCGTAATGACGATATGGACATTCGAAAAACAGCTGCAGCGGATTATGCAGTTACCTCAATTGAGACGGATGAATGGTTAACATATGATGTGAATATTTTAGAAGAAGGAAGCTATGGACTTGATTTACTTGTTTCCTCTGTAAAGGATGGATCGAAAATAAAGCTTCTGTTAGATGACAAGCTAGATCTAACGGGAGAAATTGATCTGCCGAAAACGGGCAGCATGGACAGTTGGAAGACTATATCACTAGAGGATATAACATTGCCAGCTGGGCAGCATACATTAAAAATAGTTGCTGTAAAAGGTGGCTTTGAGCTTTCAAAATTTATGTTCCACCAATTTGATCAGTATAAAAAGCTGCCAGGCAGAATAATGGCGGCAGATTATATTACTGGTGGTGAAGGGGTTGCCTATCACGATAATACTATCGAAAATATTGGCGGGGAGTATCGCCAGGATGCAGTCGATATCCGTGTGAATCCGGAAGGTGGCTACAATGTTGGCTGGAATCAAACAGGAGAATGGCTGAAGTATAATGTCGATATTGCAGAAGAAGGTAGCTATGATTTAGCCATAAATGTAGCTACGACGTATAAAGATAGTCAAATCCGATTATGGCTTGATGATTCGATTGATTTGACAGGTGTTATTGATGTCCCTAGCACTGGCGATTGGAATAATTGGCAAAGCGTTATTAAGAAAAAAGTTTCCTTACCAACAGGACAGCATACGATTAAAGTAGAAATAGTAAAAGGTGAATTTGACTTCTATTATTTTGAAATCCTAGAGGAAATCGAAGTACCAGAGCCACAAATAATAGGCGAGTACAATGCAAGTAGCGAAACCTTTGCAAAATCAGTTATCGGTGAAAAAGAGTGGAAGGATTACATTATCGAAGCAGATGTTAAAGTGGCTGAAGGATCCGGAGACGGAGGAGTCATCTTTCGAGTAAATAATCCCGCAAATGGAATTGAGTATAGCCAAAATAATGCTGATTTCATGCAAGGATATGTGGCCTATATAAATGAGGACGGCGTCCATCTTGGAAAGCAAAATTATAATTGGGAGTATCTTGGTGGTGCCTCGATCACAGAACCACAAGCTGCTTGGCATCATATGAAAATTGAAGTGATTGGGACAACAATTAAAGTATATGTGGATGATATGGAGACACCAAAGATTAATTTTACGGACAATAGCCGTACTGCCTTTACGCAAGGGAAAGTAGGGGTAAGATCCAATTATAATAATACCAAGTTTGATCATTTCTTAGTTAGACCGTATCAAGCAGATCATACGTCCATTCAAACATTACTGGATATGTACAAGGAATCAGGTGAATTAAAGGATAGTCTTTATAAGAGCTTAAGCAATAAATTAAAGCAATCCAAAAAACACCTAGAGAAAGGCAAAAACGATCAAGCGATTAAATTTCTCCAAGATATAATCAAGCTGCTTCATAACGATAAAAAGGAAGTATTAAAGGCGGAAATAGAAAGATTGATAGAACGATTGTAA
- a CDS encoding YxiG family protein, producing MQDKVNTERKLQHFFSEIESLAIIDLNINYLKETITLKLKGDRKNNLINITFKQVLSYYVFQEPAYDTFRLNEFDEESHLLLTESSYFPQGFGKIMIESLHSELKAIETLSSTTNFYFQVNDKDYFFIEANALIINDEEYKNLIIDDSELKIPID from the coding sequence GTGCAAGATAAAGTGAATACTGAAAGAAAATTACAACATTTTTTTTCGGAAATAGAGTCTCTGGCTATTATTGACTTGAATATTAATTACCTGAAAGAAACTATTACCCTCAAATTAAAGGGTGATAGAAAAAACAATTTGATTAATATTACGTTTAAACAAGTGTTGTCTTATTATGTATTTCAGGAACCAGCTTATGATACTTTTAGACTAAATGAGTTTGATGAAGAGTCCCATTTATTATTAACAGAATCAAGCTATTTTCCTCAAGGCTTTGGTAAAATAATGATTGAAAGCCTTCATAGTGAATTAAAAGCAATAGAAACACTATCTTCCACTACAAATTTTTACTTTCAAGTTAATGATAAAGACTATTTCTTTATTGAAGCTAACGCATTAATTATTAATGATGAAGAGTATAAAAATTTGATTATTGATGATTCAGAATTAAAAATACCAATTGATTGA
- a CDS encoding SMI1/KNR4 family protein, giving the protein MDYELIRYRIEAITSKIKEIGGEVQEVIIDEPASLEQIIKTEEQLGRKLPESFKKVLNEFSSNFSLRWLLPDNMEQPKEFREIFSGTPHWSLELLSQCEEDRMGWIENVFSDPEDEYDVVWHNKLAFSEVGNGDYLAFDMSNKEDAPIVYLSHDNGEGHGYILANNFIEFLNNWSRIGFVGCEDWQWLPFTTSPGSGIVADGEEAGLFRTWLGLDI; this is encoded by the coding sequence ATGGATTACGAATTAATTAGATATAGAATTGAGGCTATTACATCTAAGATTAAAGAAATTGGTGGAGAGGTTCAAGAAGTTATTATTGATGAGCCAGCTTCGCTTGAACAAATAATCAAAACAGAGGAACAACTTGGGAGAAAGTTACCTGAAAGTTTCAAGAAGGTTCTTAATGAGTTCTCAAGTAATTTCAGTTTGCGGTGGCTTTTACCTGACAATATGGAGCAACCAAAAGAATTCAGAGAAATATTCTCTGGTACTCCTCACTGGAGCTTAGAACTTCTTTCTCAGTGTGAAGAAGATCGTATGGGGTGGATTGAAAATGTTTTTTCTGATCCCGAAGATGAATATGATGTAGTTTGGCATAATAAATTAGCCTTTAGTGAAGTAGGGAATGGGGATTATTTAGCATTTGATATGAGTAACAAGGAAGATGCCCCAATCGTATATCTTAGTCACGATAATGGTGAAGGGCACGGTTATATATTGGCAAATAACTTTATTGAATTCCTCAATAATTGGTCAAGAATAGGGTTTGTAGGGTGTGAGGACTGGCAATGGCTACCTTTTACAACAAGTCCTGGCAGTGGAATAGTTGCGGATGGAGAGGAAGCAGGGCTTTTTAGAACTTGGCTAGGATTAGATATATAA
- a CDS encoding PTS lactose/cellobiose transporter subunit IIA, producing MNLEEISFQIILNGGNARGLAMEAINDAKSGDFSLAEQKLDEANEAMRVAHRFQTDLIQGEARGEKFEIRLLLIHAQDHLMNAMTVVDMAKEFIELHKKLPN from the coding sequence ATGAACTTGGAGGAAATTAGTTTTCAAATTATTTTAAATGGAGGAAATGCTCGAGGTTTAGCAATGGAAGCAATAAATGATGCTAAAAGTGGCGACTTTTCTTTAGCAGAGCAAAAACTGGATGAAGCAAATGAAGCAATGCGCGTAGCTCATCGCTTTCAAACAGATTTGATTCAAGGGGAAGCTCGTGGAGAAAAATTTGAAATTCGGTTATTGCTTATCCATGCGCAAGATCATTTAATGAATGCCATGACTGTTGTTGATATGGCAAAGGAATTCATAGAACTTCATAAGAAACTACCTAACTAA
- a CDS encoding PTS cellobiose transporter subunit IIB — protein MKKALIICAAGMSSSLMAKKTTEFFKSKGQDIVLDAISANEGGKMIEKGEFDLYLVSPQTKMYFNKLKETGDRVGKPVVNIPPQAYIPIPMGIEKLANVILQELPN, from the coding sequence ATGAAAAAAGCCCTAATTATTTGTGCAGCTGGTATGTCATCATCACTAATGGCAAAAAAGACAACGGAGTTTTTTAAATCAAAAGGTCAAGATATTGTATTAGATGCTATATCTGCAAATGAAGGCGGTAAGATGATTGAGAAGGGTGAATTTGATCTATATTTAGTAAGCCCGCAAACAAAAATGTATTTCAATAAGCTGAAAGAAACAGGGGATCGTGTAGGGAAGCCGGTTGTTAACATACCACCACAAGCGTATATTCCAATTCCGATGGGGATTGAAAAATTAGCAAACGTAATTTTACAGGAACTGCCGAACTAA
- the celB gene encoding PTS cellobiose transporter subunit IIC, protein MSGENKVFALFEKYLMGPMGKVASFRFVRAVMAAGMASIPFTIVGSMFLVLNVLPQTLTFLEGFFNSTFFKISDLYMLANKSTMGILALYFNLVIGYEYTKIIAEEDNLNLNPLNGALLSMFAFFMTIPMLVIDGGKISLIHQIDDGTTIVNGWEMVGDGVSRLGTTGIFAAIILGIIAVQLYRLCVKQNWVIKMPEAVPEGVSRSFTALIPAFLVAIVILVINGILVALGTDIFKVVAVPFSFVVNLTNSWLGIMVIYFLIHALWIVGIHGANIIGAFLTPIVLSNMQSNLEGSNIPFAGEFSNSFVIMGGSGATIGLVFFVAFLAKSQQLKILGKASLAPGIFNINEPLLFGLPIVYNPYLAIPFFLAPMASASIGYWAIKLKFVDAIIAQVPWPSPIGIGAFIGTAGDYMAVIVAIICGAVAFLVWFPFIKMYDNKLVIQEKGGESVL, encoded by the coding sequence ATGTCAGGAGAAAATAAAGTATTTGCTCTTTTTGAAAAATATCTCATGGGTCCAATGGGGAAAGTTGCTTCCTTCCGCTTTGTGCGGGCAGTAATGGCAGCAGGGATGGCTTCCATTCCCTTTACTATCGTTGGTTCTATGTTCCTAGTATTGAATGTATTGCCGCAGACACTTACTTTTTTAGAAGGATTTTTCAATAGTACTTTCTTTAAGATTAGTGACTTGTATATGTTAGCAAATAAATCAACAATGGGAATCCTAGCACTCTATTTTAACCTTGTCATCGGTTATGAGTATACGAAAATTATTGCTGAAGAAGACAACTTAAATTTAAATCCATTGAATGGGGCTTTACTATCTATGTTTGCCTTCTTTATGACCATTCCTATGCTCGTAATAGATGGCGGAAAAATCTCGCTTATTCATCAAATTGATGATGGAACAACCATTGTAAATGGCTGGGAGATGGTTGGTGATGGTGTGAGTCGGTTAGGTACTACAGGTATTTTTGCAGCAATTATTCTCGGGATTATCGCCGTGCAGTTATATAGATTGTGTGTTAAACAAAATTGGGTAATTAAAATGCCTGAAGCAGTACCGGAGGGGGTATCTAGATCTTTTACAGCGCTAATTCCGGCCTTTTTAGTGGCTATTGTGATCTTAGTTATTAACGGTATTCTAGTAGCATTAGGTACAGATATTTTTAAAGTAGTAGCTGTTCCATTTAGCTTCGTTGTGAATTTAACAAACAGCTGGTTAGGAATCATGGTAATTTATTTCTTAATCCATGCCCTTTGGATTGTAGGAATTCATGGTGCAAATATTATCGGCGCATTCTTAACGCCTATTGTTCTATCTAATATGCAGTCAAACTTAGAGGGAAGTAATATTCCGTTTGCTGGAGAATTCTCAAACTCATTTGTCATTATGGGAGGATCTGGAGCAACTATTGGATTAGTGTTCTTCGTTGCCTTTTTAGCTAAGTCACAACAACTAAAGATATTAGGGAAAGCATCGCTTGCTCCTGGTATTTTCAATATTAATGAACCATTATTGTTCGGTCTGCCAATTGTTTATAATCCATATTTGGCAATCCCATTCTTCTTAGCACCAATGGCTTCGGCTTCGATTGGATATTGGGCCATTAAGTTAAAATTTGTTGATGCGATTATTGCACAAGTACCTTGGCCTTCGCCAATTGGTATAGGAGCATTTATTGGTACAGCGGGAGATTACATGGCTGTTATTGTAGCGATAATTTGCGGTGCTGTAGCATTTCTGGTTTGGTTCCCGTTTATTAAAATGTATGATAACAAGTTAGTAATACAAGAAAAAGGTGGAGAATCAGTATTATAG
- a CDS encoding 6-phospho-beta-glucosidase, whose product MSKTALSENFLWGGAVAAHQLEGGWNKGGKGVSVADVMTAARHGVARQITDGVLEGYNYPNHEAIDFYSRYKEDIKLFAEMGFKCFRTSIAWTRIFPNGDEAEPNEEGLQFYDDLFDELLKHNIEPVITLSHFELPYHLVKKYGGFRNRKCIDFFVKYAETVLKRYKDKVKYWMTFNEINNQADTSMDFASFTNSGIKYEEGENRKQTMYQASLYELIASAKVVKIGREINPDFKIGCMLAIVPVYPYSCHPDDVMYAAEAMHNRWFFGDVHVRGEIPNYTKKYWERNGFEIDITKEDEKILKEGTVDYIGFSYYMSKVVSSREVEGSESDGEFGHVIRNPYVEASDWGWQIDPVGLRYSLNALYERYNIPLFIVENGLGARDTVEEDGSINDEYRIQYFRDHIAEMKKAVELDGVDLIGYTPWGCIDLVSAGTGEMEKRYGFIYVDKDNEGKGSLARSKKKSFDWYKHVIETNGEEL is encoded by the coding sequence ATGTCAAAAACAGCATTGTCAGAGAATTTCTTATGGGGTGGAGCAGTTGCGGCTCATCAGCTTGAAGGTGGCTGGAATAAAGGCGGAAAAGGTGTAAGTGTTGCGGATGTAATGACAGCAGCAAGACATGGTGTCGCTCGTCAGATTACAGATGGTGTGCTAGAAGGATACAATTATCCAAACCATGAAGCAATTGACTTTTATTCGCGCTACAAGGAAGATATTAAACTATTTGCAGAAATGGGATTTAAATGTTTCCGTACATCTATTGCTTGGACAAGAATTTTTCCAAATGGAGACGAGGCAGAACCAAATGAAGAAGGACTGCAATTCTATGATGATTTATTTGATGAGTTGTTAAAACATAATATTGAACCAGTTATTACACTTTCACACTTTGAATTACCTTATCATCTTGTAAAAAAATATGGTGGATTTAGAAATAGAAAGTGTATCGATTTCTTCGTTAAATATGCGGAAACGGTATTAAAACGCTACAAGGATAAAGTAAAGTATTGGATGACATTTAATGAAATCAATAACCAAGCAGATACAAGCATGGATTTCGCGAGCTTCACTAATTCAGGAATTAAATATGAGGAAGGGGAAAATCGGAAGCAAACGATGTATCAAGCCTCTCTTTATGAACTAATTGCTAGTGCAAAGGTAGTGAAGATTGGCCGGGAAATTAATCCTGATTTTAAAATTGGCTGTATGCTTGCCATTGTACCTGTTTATCCATATTCTTGTCATCCCGATGATGTTATGTATGCCGCAGAAGCAATGCATAATCGCTGGTTCTTTGGCGATGTACATGTTAGAGGAGAGATTCCTAATTATACGAAGAAATATTGGGAACGCAATGGATTTGAAATAGATATCACGAAAGAGGATGAAAAGATTCTCAAAGAAGGTACCGTAGATTATATTGGTTTTAGTTATTATATGTCTAAAGTAGTGAGTAGCCGTGAAGTAGAAGGCAGTGAATCTGATGGCGAATTTGGCCACGTTATTCGCAATCCTTATGTAGAAGCGAGCGATTGGGGCTGGCAAATAGATCCCGTAGGTCTTCGGTATTCATTAAATGCTCTATATGAAAGATATAATATTCCCTTATTTATTGTGGAAAATGGTCTAGGAGCAAGGGATACGGTGGAAGAAGATGGATCAATTAATGATGAGTATCGAATTCAATATTTCCGTGATCATATTGCCGAAATGAAAAAGGCAGTCGAATTAGATGGTGTTGACTTAATCGGCTATACACCATGGGGCTGTATTGATTTAGTTAGCGCGGGAACAGGTGAAATGGAAAAACGTTACGGCTTTATTTATGTAGATAAAGATAATGAAGGAAAAGGTTCCTTAGCGAGAAGCAAGAAGAAATCATTTGATTGGTACAAACACGTTATTGAAACAAATGGGGAAGAACTTTGA
- a CDS encoding BglG family transcription antiterminator, whose protein sequence is MALLSSRQKDILVLLSESKEPVTSDWMAKELGVSDRTIRKEIKLMQDTTESCGTIIDSIRGKGYILNIVNPALFSNTIHEHFNDKKKPVDDFADKNMRVLYILKRLFLEKDFIKLENFTDELFISMSTLNNDLKIVKEILDKYNLKLINRPHYGSKVQGDEYMKRLCLSNFLLSRNQETFVKEDSLQLIDQNLLKKIKEVIIQKVVKYKIDISDISLENLATHIAIACRRIQEGFVIEELTDVLVEEYPFEKIVADEITSKVEEFTGLTFPNTEINYIIVHLLGTKLLHKRELVEFSKFDEAGTIINEMIERLRTELNWDFRQDREFIQALTLHIRPAMNRLRNKMSIRNPLLNDIKKKYPAAFEGAIIASKCIEEYLGMEVVEDEIAYISLHIGVALERLELEKKKRKKAIIVCASGVGSAKLLYYRLQNRFEQELEIIDTINYYNLSSYDLTDIELIISTIPIREDFGIPVQVVNTFLEDKDIRSIHDHLKAASYKVGNYLDASRIYLQLDLPDKESIIEFLSKELYQLNLVPADYMNLVLEREAIAPTSYGNLVAVPHPLVPVTQETFWTVCTLKNPIQWNEQQMVQFVCLLNIKEGTHSELDGMFKKLISIIENKSIVQKIIKSKDADELIELLN, encoded by the coding sequence TTGGCTTTACTATCAAGCCGGCAGAAAGATATCCTAGTTCTTTTATCAGAATCAAAGGAGCCTGTTACTTCAGACTGGATGGCTAAAGAATTGGGTGTCAGTGATCGGACTATTCGTAAAGAAATAAAATTGATGCAGGACACGACAGAGTCATGTGGGACCATAATCGATTCCATTAGAGGAAAAGGCTATATACTGAATATCGTTAATCCTGCCTTATTTTCCAATACTATTCATGAACATTTTAACGATAAAAAAAAGCCAGTGGATGATTTTGCCGATAAAAATATGAGAGTTCTCTATATTTTAAAGCGTTTATTTCTAGAAAAGGATTTTATTAAACTAGAAAACTTTACAGATGAGCTGTTTATATCGATGTCTACCTTGAATAATGATTTAAAAATAGTGAAAGAGATTCTAGATAAATATAACTTGAAATTAATAAACAGACCACACTATGGCTCGAAAGTGCAGGGTGATGAATATATGAAACGGTTATGTTTATCCAATTTCTTATTAAGTCGCAATCAAGAGACATTTGTTAAAGAAGACTCTCTGCAGCTTATTGATCAAAATCTTTTAAAAAAGATTAAAGAGGTTATCATACAAAAGGTAGTTAAATATAAAATTGATATATCTGATATTTCTTTGGAAAACCTAGCCACACATATAGCGATTGCATGCAGGAGAATTCAGGAAGGCTTTGTAATAGAAGAGTTAACAGATGTTCTAGTGGAAGAGTATCCATTTGAAAAGATAGTAGCAGACGAGATTACTAGTAAAGTAGAAGAGTTTACGGGTCTAACGTTTCCTAACACAGAAATAAATTATATTATTGTTCATTTACTCGGAACAAAGCTCTTGCATAAAAGAGAGCTAGTCGAATTCAGTAAATTTGATGAGGCGGGGACAATCATAAATGAGATGATAGAAAGACTTCGCACTGAATTGAATTGGGACTTTCGCCAAGATCGAGAGTTTATCCAAGCTTTAACCTTGCATATCCGTCCTGCCATGAATCGATTGCGTAATAAAATGAGTATACGTAATCCTTTACTAAACGATATTAAGAAAAAATATCCTGCTGCCTTTGAAGGAGCTATTATAGCTAGCAAATGTATAGAGGAATACTTAGGGATGGAAGTGGTAGAAGATGAAATTGCTTATATCTCTCTTCATATAGGTGTTGCGCTCGAACGATTAGAATTAGAGAAGAAGAAAAGAAAAAAAGCAATCATTGTTTGTGCATCAGGTGTGGGGAGTGCTAAGTTACTGTATTATCGCTTGCAAAATAGATTTGAACAAGAACTGGAAATAATAGATACCATTAATTATTATAATTTATCCTCATATGACCTGACGGATATTGAGTTAATTATTAGCACCATTCCGATAAGGGAAGATTTTGGTATACCAGTCCAAGTGGTGAATACTTTCTTAGAGGACAAGGATATACGATCTATTCATGACCATCTAAAAGCTGCTTCTTATAAGGTAGGGAATTACTTAGATGCATCTAGAATTTATCTTCAATTAGACTTGCCAGATAAAGAAAGCATTATAGAATTTCTAAGTAAGGAGTTATATCAATTAAATCTTGTACCAGCAGACTATATGAATCTTGTTTTAGAAAGAGAGGCAATAGCCCCGACTAGCTATGGGAATCTCGTGGCTGTTCCCCATCCCTTGGTTCCCGTAACGCAAGAGACCTTTTGGACAGTGTGCACATTGAAAAATCCAATCCAATGGAATGAGCAGCAAATGGTTCAATTTGTTTGCCTATTGAATATTAAAGAGGGAACACATAGTGAATTGGATGGCATGTTTAAAAAGTTAATTTCTATTATCGAAAATAAGTCGATTGTGCAAAAAATCATCAAAAGTAAAGATGCAGATGAGTTAATAGAGTTACTAAATTGA
- a CDS encoding YxiG family protein has product MEKIMIESLNSALKEMETLSSTTNFYFQVNNKDNFFIEASCLSINGKEYRNLITDDKELKKLLY; this is encoded by the coding sequence TTGGAAAAAATTATGATTGAAAGCCTAAATAGTGCATTAAAAGAAATGGAAACACTTTCATCTACAACAAATTTCTATTTCCAAGTCAATAATAAGGACAACTTCTTTATTGAAGCAAGCTGTTTAAGTATAAATGGGAAAGAGTATAGAAACTTGATTACAGATGATAAAGAATTAAAGAAACTATTATATTGA